One Rosa chinensis cultivar Old Blush chromosome 3, RchiOBHm-V2, whole genome shotgun sequence DNA window includes the following coding sequences:
- the LOC112194623 gene encoding beta-galactosidase 5-like, with translation MNLSSSTSTSVVNWTRVSLRTQNQQPLTWYKCYLNPQANFDALEGDEPLALEMGSIGKGEVRIALEDTGLFLLLVTVALKLFWYHVPRSWLKPSQNLLVVFEELAGDVTKIDLLKITHVLRNGRPRTEAN, from the exons ATGAATCTCAGTTCTTCAACTTCCACCTCTGTAGTGAATTGGACGAGGGTGTCTTTAAGGACACAGAATCAACAACCACTGACTTGGTATAAG TGCTACTTGAACCCTCAAGCCAATTTTGATGCACTTGAAGGGGACGAGCCTTTGGCTTTGGAAATGGGGAGCATAGGGAAGGGTGAAGTACGGATAGCATTGGAAGATACTGGACTGTTCCTGCTATTGGTAACTGTAGCGCTGAAGTTATTTTG GTATCATGTTCCTAGATCTTGGCTCAAGCCATCCCAAAATCTGTTGGTGGTATTTGAGGAGCTTGCTGGCGATGTTACAAAGATTGATCTTCTGAAAATCACCCACGTTTTGAGAAATGGGAGACCAAGAACCGAGGCAAACTGA